In Edaphobacter paludis, a single window of DNA contains:
- a CDS encoding NAD(P)-dependent alcohol dehydrogenase: MPTIKALAAHSPGGRLEPFTYEVGHLAPEEVEIEIDYTGICHSDLSMLENEWGITTYPFVPGHEAIGRISAMGEVAQTKGLKVGQRVGIGWMASSCLHCPQCIQGHQQLCLQGQPTIVGHHGSFATRVRAHWVWAVPISDALDPSSAGPLLCGGITVFAPLLHLNTRSTARVGVFGIGGLGHMALMFLKAWGCEVVAFSSSPAKADEARGFGASKVVNSRSTSEMKPLAGTLDLVLITANAPLDWDAIVNLLAPGGKLHFVGAVLEPVPVQVFSLILGQKSISGSPTGSRGEIDSMLAFAARHNISPKVQHFPMSQANEAMDHLRAGKANYRIVLDADL; encoded by the coding sequence ATGCCAACCATCAAAGCTTTAGCCGCACACTCCCCCGGCGGCCGCCTCGAACCCTTCACCTACGAGGTGGGCCACCTTGCTCCAGAAGAGGTCGAGATCGAGATCGATTACACAGGGATCTGCCATTCGGATCTCTCCATGCTCGAGAACGAGTGGGGCATCACTACGTATCCGTTTGTCCCCGGACACGAGGCCATCGGCCGCATCTCGGCGATGGGGGAGGTCGCCCAGACCAAAGGGCTCAAGGTAGGTCAGAGAGTCGGCATCGGCTGGATGGCGAGTTCCTGTCTCCACTGTCCGCAATGCATCCAGGGCCATCAGCAACTCTGTCTTCAAGGGCAGCCCACGATCGTCGGACATCACGGCAGCTTTGCCACCCGTGTTCGCGCGCACTGGGTCTGGGCCGTCCCCATCTCGGATGCGCTTGATCCCAGCTCCGCTGGTCCCTTACTCTGTGGCGGCATCACCGTCTTTGCGCCACTTCTTCATCTGAATACGCGCTCCACGGCGCGCGTGGGCGTGTTCGGGATCGGCGGCCTGGGTCATATGGCGCTGATGTTCCTCAAGGCATGGGGTTGCGAGGTCGTTGCCTTCTCATCGTCGCCTGCTAAGGCTGACGAAGCTCGCGGCTTCGGCGCAAGCAAGGTCGTCAACAGCCGCTCCACCAGCGAGATGAAACCGCTCGCCGGAACGTTGGACCTTGTCCTCATCACTGCCAACGCGCCGCTTGACTGGGACGCTATTGTGAATCTCCTCGCGCCCGGCGGTAAGCTGCACTTTGTCGGCGCCGTGTTGGAGCCAGTCCCGGTTCAGGTGTTCAGTCTGATTCTCGGCCAGAAGTCCATTTCTGGTTCACCCACGGGTTCCCGCGGCGAGATCGACAGCATGCTCGCCTTTGCTGCCCGCCACAACATCAGCCCCAAGGTCCAGCACTTTCCCATGTCGCAAGCGAACGAAGCCATGGACCACCTGCGTGCCGGCAAGGCGAACTATCGCATCGTGCTCGACGCAGACCTATAG
- a CDS encoding type 1 glutamine amidotransferase domain-containing protein produces the protein MVTARVAFAQTSTPRVLILVTSADRFPDGRQTGAWLEEFATPYNALVHAGAKVMVTSPKGGSSPIDPHSIGTLEQEAAWKDARQPLSSTVPLASIHPADYDAIFIPGGHGPLFDLATDPAVAVTIAAFARSGKPVASVCHGPAALVGVTSADGKPFVSGKRITAFSDSEEKAVGLSAAVPFSVQQKLIALGGKYSQGPDFKSYAVVDGTLITGQNPASSERVAELLLQMLRR, from the coding sequence ATGGTGACCGCGAGGGTTGCCTTCGCGCAGACGTCGACTCCGCGCGTTCTCATTCTGGTGACGAGCGCCGATCGGTTTCCCGATGGAAGGCAAACTGGCGCCTGGCTTGAGGAGTTCGCCACGCCTTATAACGCTCTTGTACATGCAGGCGCGAAAGTTATGGTGACGAGCCCGAAGGGCGGATCGAGTCCGATCGATCCGCACAGTATCGGAACACTGGAGCAAGAAGCCGCTTGGAAGGACGCGAGACAGCCACTTTCTTCGACCGTGCCTCTCGCGTCAATCCATCCGGCGGACTACGATGCCATCTTCATTCCGGGTGGCCATGGCCCGCTCTTCGACCTGGCCACGGATCCGGCCGTCGCAGTGACGATCGCGGCCTTTGCTCGCTCGGGTAAGCCTGTAGCGTCGGTCTGCCACGGTCCTGCCGCTCTTGTCGGCGTGACGTCGGCCGATGGCAAGCCGTTCGTCAGCGGTAAGCGGATCACCGCATTCAGCGACTCGGAGGAGAAGGCTGTGGGGCTTTCCGCCGCGGTGCCATTTTCGGTGCAGCAGAAGCTGATCGCGCTTGGTGGCAAATACTCCCAAGGCCCTGACTTCAAATCGTATGCTGTCGTGGACGGCACGCTCATCACGGGGCAAAATCCCGCATCGAGCGAACGAGTCGCAGAGCTTCTGCTGCAGATGTTAAGGAGATAG
- a CDS encoding SDR family NAD(P)-dependent oxidoreductase, giving the protein MRDKFAVITGGSSGIGFELAKIFAENGFDILIAGHNAEHLQAAASKLRETGAHIEVFASDLSLDEGVISLFGFIKSLRRELDAVAINAGRGVGGRFVDQTDFKDELELMRLNVISSVQLAKLVLPAMVARGQGRVLFTGSISGTTPVPYEAVYGGSKAFINSFSKALNYELKDSGVTTTVLMPEATGTDFFHHAQMDETKVGSGHKQDPALVAKQGFEALMAGHESVFGGDMTAKLKGRVVNSMLPDKAKASMAAHRSKPGSAKE; this is encoded by the coding sequence ATGAGAGACAAATTTGCAGTCATTACAGGCGGATCAAGTGGCATCGGATTTGAACTTGCCAAGATTTTCGCTGAAAACGGATTCGACATCTTGATTGCGGGCCATAACGCCGAGCACCTTCAGGCCGCTGCTTCGAAACTTCGTGAGACCGGAGCGCACATCGAAGTTTTCGCATCGGATCTGTCACTGGACGAAGGCGTGATCTCGCTCTTCGGCTTCATTAAGTCGCTCAGACGTGAGTTGGATGCTGTAGCGATCAATGCTGGGCGAGGCGTAGGGGGACGCTTTGTCGATCAAACTGATTTCAAAGACGAATTAGAGCTAATGCGTCTGAATGTGATCTCCTCGGTCCAGCTCGCCAAACTGGTCCTGCCTGCGATGGTCGCAAGAGGTCAGGGAAGAGTCTTGTTCACCGGTTCCATCTCGGGCACGACGCCCGTACCTTATGAAGCTGTGTATGGCGGTTCGAAGGCGTTTATAAACTCGTTTTCAAAAGCGCTTAATTACGAACTGAAAGATTCGGGAGTCACGACTACGGTCCTCATGCCCGAGGCCACCGGGACGGACTTCTTCCATCACGCGCAAATGGACGAAACAAAGGTCGGGTCAGGACACAAACAAGACCCCGCGCTTGTTGCCAAACAGGGCTTCGAAGCCCTGATGGCGGGACACGAAAGCGTGTTTGGAGGAGACATGACCGCCAAACTGAAAGGGCGGGTCGTAAATTCGATGCTTCCAGACAAGGCAAAGGCTTCTATGGCTGCCCACCGATCGAAACCAGGCAGTGCGAAGGAGTAG
- a CDS encoding alcohol dehydrogenase catalytic domain-containing protein, protein MDWKVLSGQLPGWKPGHTPGVDAAGVVVAAGEEASIAVGTRVAYHCDLQRPGSFAAHTVVD, encoded by the coding sequence GTGGACTGGAAGGTGCTTTCGGGGCAGTTGCCCGGATGGAAGCCTGGGCATACTCCCGGAGTCGATGCGGCAGGCGTCGTTGTGGCTGCCGGTGAAGAGGCCTCGATTGCGGTCGGCACGCGAGTGGCTTATCACTGCGATCTGCAGCGTCCAGGCAGCTTCGCCGCACACACTGTCGTCGACTAA
- a CDS encoding NAD(P)H-dependent oxidoreductase, whose translation MTTAPLSLDGISISKRLPFATEHNSFSPELEAEMRKIEACDLMILQFPLWWFGLPAILKGWFDQTLAMGRTYGYGNIYAYRAPATK comes from the coding sequence GTGACGACGGCCCCTCTCTCGTTGGACGGGATCTCGATCAGTAAGCGCCTACCATTCGCGACCGAACACAACAGCTTCAGTCCTGAATTGGAAGCCGAGATGCGAAAGATCGAAGCCTGCGACCTGATGATTCTCCAGTTTCCGCTGTGGTGGTTCGGTTTGCCTGCCATCCTCAAGGGCTGGTTCGACCAGACGCTGGCGATGGGACGCACCTACGGCTACGGCAACATCTATGCTTATCGAGCGCCTGCCACGAAGTGA